Proteins from a genomic interval of Microbacterium phyllosphaerae:
- the recR gene encoding recombination mediator RecR translates to MYDGIVQELIDEFGRLPGIGPKSAQRIAFHILQTPTFDVARLSELLVEIRVRVRFCEICGNVAEQERCAICRDPRRNPELICVVEDAKDVAAIERTREFRGLYHVLGGAISPIAGIGPDDLRIAQLMTRLADGTVQEVILATNPNLEGEATASYLSRLLTTMQITVSRLASGLPVGGDLEYADEVTLGRAFEGRRVL, encoded by the coding sequence ATGTATGACGGAATCGTCCAGGAGCTGATCGACGAGTTCGGTCGGCTGCCGGGAATCGGACCCAAGTCCGCGCAGCGCATCGCGTTCCACATCCTGCAGACGCCGACGTTCGACGTCGCGCGTCTCTCCGAGCTGCTCGTCGAGATCCGCGTCCGGGTGCGCTTCTGTGAGATCTGCGGCAACGTGGCAGAGCAGGAGCGCTGCGCGATCTGTCGCGATCCGCGCCGCAATCCCGAGCTGATCTGCGTCGTCGAAGATGCGAAAGACGTGGCGGCCATCGAGCGCACCCGCGAGTTCCGCGGTCTCTATCACGTGCTCGGCGGGGCGATCAGTCCCATCGCCGGCATCGGTCCCGATGATCTGCGCATCGCGCAGCTCATGACGAGGCTCGCAGACGGAACGGTGCAGGAGGTCATCCTCGCCACGAATCCGAACCTCGAAGGCGAGGCGACCGCGAGCTATCTCAGCCGCCTCCTCACCACCATGCAGATCACCGTGTCGCGCCTCGCCTCCGGCCTCCCGGTCGGCGGCGACCTCGAGTACGCCGACGAGGTCACCCTCGGTCGTGCCTTCGAGGGGCGGCGCGTGCTGTGA
- a CDS encoding DNA polymerase III subunit gamma and tau: MTTALYRRYRPESFGEMIGQSQVTEPLMTALRGDRVGHAYLFSGPRGCGKTTSARILARCLNCAEGPTDVPCGTCPSCVELSRAGGGSLDVVEIDAASHNGVDDARDLRERATFAPSRDRYKIFILDEAHMVTPQGFNALLKLVEEPPEHVKFIFATTEPEKVLGTIRSRTHHYPFRLVPPAAMLEYVEKLCTEEGVIAERGVLPLVVRAGGGSPRDTLSLLDQLIAGSDSPAGSDTVTVAYERAVALLGYTHAALLDEIVDALAVADAAAAFPAIDRVVQTGQDPRRFVDDLLERLRDLIVIAAVGEGASSVLRGTAQDELARMRTQADAFGSARLSRTADVVSAALDDMSGATSPRLHLELMVARVLAAGAESGTVAAPAQVGAAGASARTQATATPTTSEPRARAAEPTAATPATAAPAQADQAAQADQAAQAAQTAPGAAIAAASTAQAETISDSSEAPAENAGAGEESAGKGEAGAASASASASTSVEPESAPAASAGPVTFDGITAAWPGVLKRLEGLSRTSWLLATAVQPLAFDTDSEVLTLGFTSQHDVAKFKGTVPGAGPSDHLRMAIEHEVGVKVKYRPAPMPAGGAPRQPATPSSGAPAGDATASEPASAGSPRPQTRSASAGPVTEWAVAAIPASADPAPVPVAAPAATPQSPPSPPATAAPAAAAAPAAPAAPGSAAPASAAPNAPTAPAADRPAYGDEPPPPLDDEPPYFDDEPPYDPAYEPVPTTQAAPARKVASAAAAPVITERTPAGGVQRYGEAVIRQVLGATFVREEPYEPPTRFS; this comes from the coding sequence GTGACCACAGCCCTCTACCGCCGCTACCGCCCCGAGTCGTTCGGCGAGATGATCGGGCAGTCCCAGGTGACCGAACCGCTGATGACCGCGCTGCGCGGCGACCGCGTCGGCCACGCCTACCTCTTCTCCGGGCCGCGCGGCTGCGGCAAGACGACCTCGGCCCGCATCCTCGCCCGGTGCCTCAACTGCGCCGAAGGTCCCACCGACGTCCCCTGCGGCACCTGCCCCAGCTGCGTCGAGCTGTCGCGCGCGGGAGGCGGCTCGCTCGACGTCGTCGAGATCGACGCCGCCAGCCACAACGGCGTCGACGACGCCCGCGATCTGCGCGAGCGCGCGACCTTCGCACCCAGCCGCGACCGCTACAAGATCTTCATCCTCGACGAGGCGCACATGGTGACGCCGCAGGGGTTCAACGCGCTGCTCAAGCTCGTCGAAGAGCCGCCGGAGCACGTCAAGTTCATCTTCGCGACGACCGAGCCCGAGAAGGTTCTCGGCACGATCCGCTCGCGCACCCACCACTACCCGTTCCGTCTGGTGCCGCCGGCCGCGATGCTCGAGTACGTCGAGAAGCTGTGCACCGAAGAGGGCGTGATCGCCGAACGAGGTGTGCTTCCCCTCGTGGTGCGCGCCGGAGGAGGGTCTCCGCGAGACACTCTCTCGCTGCTCGACCAGCTGATCGCCGGCTCCGATTCGCCCGCCGGCTCCGACACCGTGACGGTCGCGTACGAGCGTGCCGTGGCGCTGCTCGGCTACACGCATGCGGCGCTGCTCGACGAGATCGTCGACGCTCTGGCCGTCGCCGACGCGGCCGCGGCGTTCCCCGCGATCGACCGCGTCGTGCAGACGGGACAGGATCCTCGCCGCTTCGTCGACGATCTGCTCGAGCGACTGCGCGACCTCATCGTGATCGCGGCCGTGGGGGAGGGCGCCTCGTCGGTGCTCCGAGGCACCGCCCAAGACGAGCTCGCCCGCATGCGCACGCAGGCGGATGCGTTCGGATCCGCGCGTCTGTCTCGTACCGCCGACGTCGTCAGCGCGGCACTCGACGACATGTCGGGAGCGACCTCGCCGCGACTCCACCTCGAGCTCATGGTCGCGCGCGTGCTCGCGGCGGGAGCCGAGTCCGGCACGGTCGCCGCGCCCGCACAGGTCGGAGCAGCGGGTGCATCCGCGCGCACTCAGGCGACAGCGACCCCGACGACATCCGAGCCGCGTGCTCGCGCTGCGGAACCGACGGCGGCGACGCCCGCCACGGCCGCTCCCGCTCAGGCGGATCAGGCCGCTCAGGCGGATCAGGCCGCGCAGGCGGCTCAGACCGCACCCGGCGCCGCGATCGCCGCTGCGTCGACGGCCCAGGCCGAGACGATCTCCGACTCGTCTGAAGCCCCCGCGGAGAACGCCGGGGCGGGCGAGGAGTCGGCGGGCAAGGGCGAAGCCGGCGCGGCGTCTGCATCCGCCTCGGCATCCACGTCGGTCGAGCCCGAATCTGCACCCGCAGCATCGGCCGGTCCCGTCACATTCGACGGCATCACCGCAGCCTGGCCAGGGGTGCTCAAGCGGCTCGAGGGCCTCAGCCGTACCTCGTGGCTGCTCGCGACCGCGGTTCAGCCGCTCGCCTTCGACACCGATTCCGAGGTGCTCACCCTCGGATTCACGAGTCAGCACGACGTCGCGAAGTTCAAGGGCACGGTTCCGGGTGCAGGGCCGTCCGATCACCTTCGCATGGCGATCGAGCACGAGGTCGGCGTCAAGGTCAAGTATCGGCCCGCCCCGATGCCTGCGGGCGGGGCGCCACGTCAGCCTGCGACCCCCTCATCCGGCGCGCCGGCAGGCGACGCCACCGCATCGGAGCCTGCGTCAGCGGGCTCACCGCGTCCTCAGACACGAAGTGCTTCTGCAGGGCCGGTGACCGAGTGGGCTGTCGCCGCCATCCCGGCATCCGCCGACCCCGCACCCGTTCCTGTCGCGGCGCCGGCCGCCACTCCGCAGTCACCGCCGTCGCCTCCCGCCACGGCGGCTCCGGCGGCCGCGGCAGCACCGGCAGCACCGGCAGCCCCGGGATCGGCAGCCCCGGCATCGGCAGCTCCGAATGCTCCGACGGCCCCCGCCGCAGACCGGCCGGCGTACGGCGACGAGCCGCCGCCTCCGCTCGATGACGAACCGCCGTACTTCGACGACGAGCCGCCCTACGACCCGGCCTACGAGCCGGTGCCGACGACGCAGGCCGCGCCGGCGCGCAAGGTGGCCTCAGCCGCCGCAGCCCCGGTGATCACCGAGCGCACCCCCGCCGGGGGAGTCCAGCGTTACGGTGAGGCCGTGATCCGCCAGGTGCTCGGCGCGACATTCGTGCGCGAAGAGCCCTACGAGCCCCCGACGAGGTTCTCCTGA